From the genome of Scytonema hofmannii PCC 7110, one region includes:
- a CDS encoding type II toxin-antitoxin system RelE/ParE family toxin has translation MVPEFNSSDIRQVILKPYRIVYRVEEDKKQISVARFWHSSQENLEL, from the coding sequence ATGGTGCCGGAATTCAACAGTTCTGATATTCGGCAAGTTATTCTCAAGCCATATCGTATTGTGTATCGAGTCGAAGAGGATAAGAAGCAAATTAGTGTTGCTCGGTTCTGGCATTCATCCCAAGAAAATCTGGAACTTTGA
- a CDS encoding DUF1361 domain-containing protein, translated as MKEEMIELIARVIQVLQINMRWMTWNLFLAFIPLALSVWLFRVKRGRSWVWWLGFLVFFAFLPNAPYLLTDVIHLIDDVRTIQSIWMITLVLIPLYLLVILAGFEAYVISLINLGYYLHRIGKSQWILGVEMATHALCAIGVYWGRFLRFNSWDFVTQLDTVLTKGIEEILGKQPLVIIAITFGVLAVLHWIMKRVTLGFTSQGKSDMITNPKHVNPDPPNI; from the coding sequence ATGAAAGAGGAAATGATTGAATTGATAGCCAGAGTCATACAAGTCCTGCAAATTAATATGCGTTGGATGACTTGGAATCTATTTCTGGCATTTATACCATTGGCTTTGAGTGTGTGGCTATTTCGCGTTAAGCGAGGACGGTCTTGGGTTTGGTGGCTGGGATTCCTAGTTTTCTTTGCTTTTCTACCTAATGCCCCTTACTTGTTAACCGATGTCATCCACTTGATAGATGATGTCCGTACAATCCAATCCATATGGATGATAACCCTTGTACTCATACCACTGTATCTACTAGTCATCTTAGCAGGATTTGAAGCTTACGTTATATCTTTAATTAACTTAGGTTATTACCTACATAGGATAGGCAAGAGCCAATGGATTTTAGGAGTTGAGATGGCGACTCATGCTCTCTGCGCCATTGGGGTGTATTGGGGGCGATTCTTGCGTTTTAATAGTTGGGATTTTGTCACTCAATTGGATACTGTGCTGACCAAGGGTATAGAAGAAATTTTGGGCAAACAACCTTTAGTTATTATTGCTATTACTTTTGGAGTACTAGCAGTGTTGCATTGGATTATGAAACGCGTGACTTTGGGGTTTACCAGCCAAGGCAAAAGTGATATGATTACAAACCCAAAGCACGTTAACCCAGATCCGCCTAATATTTAG
- a CDS encoding iron uptake porin — MSDIGLLMAGVLAAGQPSAPKLPEQPPIKVKEAVNGSAIAEGTQVIQPAEMTPPEFLPLDGSPQSAPLAIKIESKKIFSNITEKKHPQTPYSLVQAVEVRRGKEDKGDKVEFSPSLPHSPENDPMSQVTSVSQLGDIQPSDWAFSALQSLVERYGCIAGYPDRTYRGNRAINRYEFAAGLAACLEKISELIGNSTKDALTNEDLILLEKLQLEFQAELKTIQERVASLEGRTSQVAKNQFSTTTKLVGQVIFGLQGSNKADIDLFPRDGIPERNAQTNFTFANNVQLTLATSFTGRDLLLTGLTAGNLGSNAPFVFTNMGRLGYELDTDKDLVLNELSYRFPVSNNFGIVVGTAGVNPSNTFRGINPLEGSGEGAISLFGQRNPILAIGNGTGGIGFDWQISDRISLQGVYSAEIPSFPNNAQAGGLFGGRYTAGAQLSLAPTNNIDVGIHYLYSHSPDGLLGTGIGDAQLISPFAPPVAFNTHAVGATVAWRINPNFQLGGWGGWTFSNPEELSGSVKTTNWMAFAAFPNLLRQGNLGGILVGQPPKITSSTLPEEYNLPNFSEGGTPGGRSDSALHLELFYRAQLNEYLSITPGLLVLFNPDHNSANDTLVIGTVRATFRF; from the coding sequence ATGAGCGACATTGGTCTGCTAATGGCAGGCGTGTTGGCAGCAGGGCAACCATCTGCCCCAAAACTGCCAGAGCAGCCACCAATTAAGGTAAAAGAAGCGGTGAACGGATCGGCGATCGCGGAGGGAACTCAAGTTATTCAACCTGCTGAAATGACACCACCCGAATTTCTACCACTGGATGGTAGTCCTCAATCTGCCCCGTTAGCCATAAAAATAGAAAGTAAAAAAATATTCAGTAATATTACGGAGAAAAAACATCCTCAAACCCCCTACAGCCTAGTACAAGCAGTAGAAGTACGGAGGGGCAAGGAAGACAAGGGGGACAAGGTAGAATTTTCTCCCTCACTCCCTCATTCCCCAGAAAACGATCCCATGTCCCAAGTGACATCTGTATCGCAACTTGGTGATATTCAACCCTCTGACTGGGCTTTTAGTGCTTTGCAATCTTTAGTAGAACGCTATGGCTGTATTGCTGGGTATCCCGATCGCACTTATCGAGGTAATCGAGCTATCAATCGTTATGAATTTGCTGCAGGATTAGCGGCTTGCTTGGAAAAAATCAGCGAATTGATTGGCAATAGTACAAAAGACGCTCTGACTAACGAAGATTTAATTCTGTTAGAAAAGCTGCAATTGGAATTTCAGGCGGAGTTAAAGACAATTCAAGAGCGTGTTGCTTCTTTGGAAGGCAGAACATCACAAGTTGCAAAAAACCAGTTTTCCACAACAACTAAACTTGTTGGACAAGTCATTTTTGGCTTGCAAGGCTCGAACAAAGCTGATATTGATTTGTTTCCTAGAGACGGTATACCCGAACGCAACGCACAAACAAATTTCACATTTGCAAATAACGTACAATTAACACTTGCGACTTCATTCACGGGAAGAGATTTACTCCTAACTGGTCTAACTGCGGGAAACTTAGGCTCTAATGCACCATTTGTATTTACCAATATGGGACGCTTGGGTTATGAACTAGACACAGACAAAGATTTAGTGCTTAACGAGTTGTCTTACCGATTCCCTGTCTCCAATAACTTTGGCATTGTCGTTGGTACAGCAGGTGTGAACCCAAGCAACACCTTCCGTGGTATAAACCCTTTAGAAGGTTCTGGAGAAGGAGCTATCTCTTTATTTGGTCAGCGCAATCCTATTTTGGCAATCGGTAACGGTACGGGCGGCATAGGTTTTGACTGGCAAATCAGCGATCGCATCAGTTTACAAGGAGTCTACAGTGCGGAAATACCCAGTTTTCCCAATAATGCTCAAGCTGGTGGACTCTTTGGTGGTAGATATACGGCTGGCGCTCAGTTAAGCCTTGCACCAACCAACAATATTGATGTAGGCATTCATTATCTTTACTCCCACTCTCCCGATGGCTTGTTAGGAACTGGTATCGGCGATGCTCAATTAATCTCTCCATTTGCACCACCCGTTGCCTTCAACACTCATGCTGTAGGAGCAACTGTAGCATGGCGCATCAATCCCAACTTTCAGTTAGGTGGTTGGGGAGGCTGGACTTTTTCCAATCCAGAAGAACTCTCTGGAAGCGTAAAAACAACCAACTGGATGGCATTTGCTGCATTTCCCAACTTACTCCGGCAAGGTAATCTCGGAGGAATTCTCGTCGGTCAACCACCCAAAATTACCTCCAGCACCTTACCAGAAGAATACAATCTTCCCAACTTTTCCGAAGGCGGAACACCAGGAGGACGCAGCGACAGTGCATTACACTTAGAACTTTTTTATCGCGCCCAATTGAATGAGTATTTATCCATCACTCCCGGCTTACTAGTTCTCTTCAACCCAGATCACAACTCAGCCAACGACACTTTAGTTATTGGAACAGTGAGAGCAACCTTCCGGTTTTAA
- a CDS encoding flavin-containing monooxygenase — protein MISQKNKRIAVIGAGISGIAAANVLKKKEYEVVVFEKSTEIGGVWAVAYPEVRLQSISEQYCLSDFPWPFMPDLHPTSTQILQYLRAAVNNFQIDVRLKHEVLALEELEDGWRVQYQNKDGCHEDTFEYVVVAIGQYTQRKHRPIFPGEAEFTGEVVTERDIKSLDIFNDKRVAVVGFGKSAIDMAVLAAQRGRQVHQVFRTPRWLLPQRILGIHYTYALFNRINSFMIPSWAHPTMAERFLHSRLNFIVSGFWSLIELILRLQIQRIGFGLDQAAVSRLKAVQPTHSLVLDMRSSMALAPDAYYRFVAEGRIQPHHTKLSGFSQETIKLEQGEEIHCDVVVLSLGSQTPVFPFLPEKYRHLLEVQKDGVQFYRHLIHPRIPNLAFIGFNHGFLHVPGVEIGTLWLCAYLEGALELPSVEKMEQDIEHVRQWKNAHIHFEPARGSGVNARYQKYIDILLRDLEVSTYRKMPNIFAEIFDRYNCSDYKNVVEEYNRKRKSRTTPLRPLAVRT, from the coding sequence ATGATCTCTCAAAAAAACAAACGAATTGCAGTTATAGGCGCTGGTATATCAGGAATTGCGGCAGCAAACGTACTTAAAAAGAAGGAATATGAGGTTGTTGTTTTTGAGAAGTCTACAGAGATTGGTGGTGTTTGGGCTGTAGCATACCCGGAAGTTCGCCTTCAGAGCATCAGTGAACAATATTGTTTATCCGATTTTCCCTGGCCTTTCATGCCGGATTTACATCCCACATCAACCCAAATCTTACAATATTTGCGTGCAGCGGTCAATAATTTTCAGATTGATGTTCGTCTCAAACACGAAGTTCTTGCACTTGAAGAACTTGAGGATGGTTGGCGAGTGCAATACCAAAACAAAGATGGTTGTCACGAAGACACATTTGAATATGTTGTAGTTGCCATAGGTCAATATACGCAGAGAAAACATCGCCCAATATTTCCGGGAGAAGCGGAATTCACTGGTGAAGTTGTGACAGAACGAGATATCAAATCCCTCGACATTTTCAATGACAAGCGCGTTGCTGTTGTAGGATTTGGGAAGAGCGCTATCGACATGGCTGTGCTGGCGGCGCAGCGTGGTCGGCAGGTACACCAAGTATTTCGTACACCCAGATGGCTTTTGCCACAAAGGATTTTGGGTATCCACTATACTTACGCCTTATTCAATCGGATAAATTCTTTCATGATCCCAAGTTGGGCGCATCCAACTATGGCAGAGCGCTTTCTCCATAGCCGTCTCAATTTCATTGTCTCCGGTTTTTGGAGCCTGATCGAGTTAATTTTGCGGTTACAAATTCAACGTATCGGTTTTGGTCTCGACCAAGCTGCTGTAAGTAGATTAAAAGCCGTACAACCGACGCATTCTTTAGTGCTTGACATGCGTTCGTCCATGGCGTTAGCACCAGATGCTTATTATAGATTTGTGGCTGAGGGTCGGATACAACCACATCATACAAAATTGTCCGGTTTTTCTCAGGAAACGATAAAATTGGAGCAGGGGGAGGAAATCCACTGCGATGTCGTCGTATTATCTTTAGGTTCGCAGACTCCAGTTTTTCCCTTTCTGCCCGAAAAGTATCGACATCTGCTGGAGGTTCAAAAGGATGGTGTACAATTTTACCGACACTTAATCCACCCAAGAATCCCCAATCTTGCTTTTATAGGTTTCAATCATGGGTTTTTACACGTACCCGGCGTCGAAATTGGCACACTCTGGCTTTGCGCTTATCTAGAAGGAGCGCTTGAATTGCCCTCAGTCGAAAAGATGGAGCAAGACATTGAACACGTCCGCCAATGGAAAAACGCACATATCCACTTTGAACCCGCACGTGGATCTGGGGTTAACGCCCGTTACCAGAAATATATAGACATCTTGCTTCGAGATTTAGAGGTTTCGACCTATAGAAAAATGCCCAATATTTTTGCGGAGATTTTTGACAGATACAATTGCTCTGACTACAAAAATGTAGTTGAAGAATATAACCGCAAGAGAAAAAGCCGGACAACACCTCTGCGTCCGCTTGCAGTTAGGACATGA
- a CDS encoding energy-coupling factor ABC transporter permease — MLAFISYSGWMHGIFQLHLGLHIPDGFLNLPVIAVTWAIAIALIAVSLSKSQAEYQERAVPLMGVCAAFIFAAQMINFPIPGGTSGHLLGGTLAGALLGPWAGSLVMVAVFIVQSVFFQDGGLTVLGANILNMGLIGTFAGYYLYKAIRIAIGRNKLSGMVVGAAVAAWTSVVVAALVCAVQLAISGTVPLSVALTAMTTWHILIGIGEAAITVISLSFIWRTRPDMFYDPPRKSVVSRPLSPHQ; from the coding sequence GTGTTGGCTTTTATTTCATACTCAGGATGGATGCATGGGATATTTCAACTCCATCTAGGATTGCATATTCCGGATGGCTTTTTGAATTTACCTGTTATCGCTGTAACTTGGGCGATCGCGATCGCATTGATTGCTGTTTCGCTGTCAAAATCGCAAGCAGAATACCAGGAAAGAGCTGTACCCCTTATGGGAGTGTGTGCGGCTTTTATCTTTGCTGCTCAAATGATTAATTTCCCGATTCCTGGAGGCACTTCCGGGCATCTTTTGGGCGGAACTTTAGCGGGAGCTTTATTAGGTCCCTGGGCTGGTTCCTTGGTGATGGTAGCCGTTTTTATTGTCCAAAGCGTCTTTTTTCAAGATGGCGGTTTGACAGTGTTAGGAGCTAATATCCTGAATATGGGCTTAATTGGGACATTTGCAGGTTATTACTTATACAAAGCTATCCGAATCGCCATAGGTCGCAATAAACTATCAGGCATGGTGGTTGGCGCGGCGGTTGCAGCCTGGACAAGTGTAGTTGTAGCCGCACTTGTGTGTGCAGTACAACTAGCCATATCTGGAACAGTTCCGTTATCAGTAGCATTGACAGCAATGACAACTTGGCACATACTTATCGGTATCGGTGAAGCCGCAATCACTGTGATCTCACTTTCGTTTATTTGGCGGACTCGACCCGATATGTTCTACGATCCCCCACGCAAATCTGTTGTCTCTCGACCTTTGTCTCCACATCAATAA
- a CDS encoding PDGLE domain-containing protein, whose amino-acid sequence MSHNMISDRNRAFVIAGLGVALLIAIFLSPFASKDPDGLDRVSQDLKFEDKAVEDAPAKKLPFHSFFDEYALRGVPEGLATPIAGVVGTLATFGLAWGIGKLVVRGSSSSHPEYDDSNEV is encoded by the coding sequence ATGAGTCACAATATGATAAGCGATCGCAATCGTGCTTTCGTCATAGCAGGTTTGGGTGTTGCCCTACTGATTGCAATTTTCCTCTCTCCTTTTGCCAGCAAAGATCCCGATGGCTTAGATCGAGTCTCCCAGGATCTCAAATTTGAAGATAAAGCAGTTGAAGATGCACCAGCTAAAAAACTTCCCTTCCACTCTTTTTTTGATGAATACGCTCTTAGAGGTGTCCCAGAAGGTCTAGCTACCCCCATTGCTGGGGTAGTGGGAACTCTAGCAACTTTTGGTTTGGCTTGGGGAATTGGCAAACTCGTTGTCCGTGGTTCAAGTTCATCTCACCCCGAGTATGATGATTCCAACGAAGTATGA
- the cbiQ gene encoding cobalt ECF transporter T component CbiQ, with the protein MLLHIGAIALDVDSKKFTPWHQLAPRTRILCTLMLVFATVITPNGHWWTWLIYGLAVVGVILLSQVTLRVLLKRLAVEFRFIGVVLLGTLFRRGDTVLWAWGPLQITTLGLIVLGSVTFKTLLSLLMLNLLTLTTSVPALLNALIELRTPPLLVAILASMYRYINVLINEFNTMRRAAASRNLMSSNSNIRLVVGNTIGSLFIRTYDRGNRIHQAMLSRGYQGVPPIEQVPQGGRRDAIALTLTLIVSLFGQVIYLVSG; encoded by the coding sequence ATGCTGCTGCATATTGGGGCAATAGCTCTTGATGTCGATAGTAAAAAGTTCACACCCTGGCACCAACTTGCTCCCCGTACTCGCATCCTATGTACGTTGATGCTCGTTTTTGCCACAGTCATAACCCCGAATGGACATTGGTGGACTTGGTTAATTTATGGCTTGGCTGTGGTAGGCGTCATATTACTCAGTCAAGTTACCCTCAGGGTGCTATTGAAACGGTTAGCCGTTGAGTTCAGGTTTATTGGTGTCGTCCTTCTAGGAACTTTATTCCGAAGAGGTGATACGGTACTTTGGGCTTGGGGTCCGCTACAAATCACTACTCTAGGGCTGATTGTTTTGGGTAGTGTAACGTTCAAGACATTACTCTCACTGTTGATGTTGAATTTGCTGACTCTAACAACTTCAGTACCAGCGCTACTCAATGCCCTGATAGAACTGCGAACCCCACCACTGTTAGTAGCAATTTTGGCATCAATGTATCGCTACATTAACGTTTTAATTAACGAGTTTAACACCATGAGACGAGCCGCCGCATCTCGCAACCTTATGAGCAGCAACAGTAATATCAGGTTAGTCGTTGGCAACACAATTGGATCTTTGTTCATCCGCACTTACGACCGAGGTAACCGCATCCATCAAGCAATGCTGTCACGCGGTTATCAAGGAGTCCCACCAATAGAACAAGTACCGCAGGGTGGACGACGTGATGCGATCGCTCTCACTTTAACGCTAATTGTGTCACTTTTTGGACAAGTTATTTATTTGGTTAGTGGTTAG
- a CDS encoding energy-coupling factor ABC transporter ATP-binding protein produces the protein MHHNPVTITNLSYTYPDGTQALKEINLFIKPGERVALIGANGSGKSTLQYHLNGIILPQEGEVTIGEWVVKPENLREIRNFVGLVFQNPDNQLFMPTVWEDVAFGPMNLGLRDKELKERVLQAMAAVDIDLEWYGQRNTDNLSGGEKKRIAIAGVLAMNPQVLVFDEPSAQLDPRSRRQLIDLLQTLPLTQLIATHDLDLALELCSRTIVLSRGQIVFDGKTEKVMNNSEFLRDHALEPPLSYSRPYCLIEHAPTAPSKASVQRSVVQNL, from the coding sequence ATGCATCATAATCCAGTCACTATTACAAATCTAAGCTATACCTACCCTGATGGGACTCAAGCCCTTAAGGAAATTAATCTATTTATCAAACCAGGAGAACGAGTTGCATTGATTGGAGCAAATGGATCGGGAAAATCTACCTTACAGTATCACCTCAATGGCATTATCTTGCCTCAAGAAGGAGAGGTGACTATTGGTGAATGGGTTGTCAAACCTGAAAATTTGCGAGAAATTCGGAATTTTGTGGGGCTAGTATTTCAAAATCCAGATAACCAGTTATTTATGCCAACAGTATGGGAAGATGTTGCTTTTGGTCCGATGAATTTGGGATTGCGAGATAAGGAACTCAAAGAGCGCGTTCTTCAAGCAATGGCAGCAGTCGATATCGATCTAGAATGGTATGGACAGCGAAATACTGATAATTTGTCTGGGGGTGAAAAAAAACGTATTGCGATCGCAGGGGTTTTAGCTATGAACCCGCAGGTTTTGGTATTTGATGAACCTTCTGCTCAATTAGATCCGCGATCGCGCCGTCAGTTAATTGATTTACTACAAACTTTACCTCTTACTCAACTGATTGCCACTCACGATTTAGATTTAGCCTTAGAGCTTTGTTCGCGGACTATTGTATTAAGTAGGGGACAAATTGTGTTTGATGGTAAGACTGAGAAGGTGATGAACAATTCGGAATTTTTGCGGGATCATGCTCTAGAACCACCTCTAAGTTACAGTCGTCCTTATTGTCTCATTGAACACGCACCTACAGCTCCATCTAAAGCGTCGGTACAGCGATCGGTTGTTCAAAATCTGTAA
- a CDS encoding Uma2 family endonuclease — protein sequence MTQAIPKLVTFEEFLKWKPEVGRYELHNGVIVEMQPTGPHERIKGFLASELTVEYKRLKLPYFIPNQALVKPPGSESGYLPDILIINDENLAAEPLWEKESTVTQGASVPLVIEVVSTNWRDDYLKKFADYEEMGIPEYWIADYAALGGKLFIGNPKQPTLSIYELIDGEYQRVTQFRGDDRMISPTFPELNLTVRQIFPAKI from the coding sequence ATGACCCAAGCCATACCAAAATTAGTCACTTTTGAAGAATTTTTGAAATGGAAGCCTGAAGTAGGTCGATACGAACTGCATAATGGAGTAATTGTTGAGATGCAACCAACGGGACCACATGAACGAATCAAAGGTTTTTTAGCTTCTGAATTAACTGTTGAGTATAAACGGTTGAAATTGCCTTACTTCATACCCAATCAAGCACTAGTAAAACCACCTGGAAGTGAATCAGGGTATTTACCGGATATCTTGATAATAAATGACGAAAATTTAGCAGCAGAACCATTGTGGGAAAAAGAATCAACAGTTACTCAGGGTGCATCAGTTCCTCTGGTTATTGAAGTCGTCAGTACTAACTGGCGTGATGATTACTTGAAAAAGTTCGCTGATTATGAAGAAATGGGTATTCCTGAGTACTGGATTGCGGACTACGCTGCTTTGGGTGGCAAACTTTTCATCGGCAATCCCAAGCAGCCCACTCTCTCGATTTATGAATTGATTGACGGTGAGTATCAGCGAGTGACGCAGTTTCGCGGAGACGATCGCATGATCTCACCGACTTTTCCTGAATTAAATTTGACCGTGCGGCAAATTTTTCCAGCAAAAATTTAG
- a CDS encoding energy-coupling factor ABC transporter ATP-binding protein, with product MQEWLLEFEQVYYTYPGGKQPALNGLTLRIPANKRCALIGLNGCGKTTLFLLANGLYKSQKGSILWKGNHLKYDRNSLIQLRQKVGLIFQDPEQQLVASTVEEDISYGLCNLGLPEAEIQHKVEQALVEFGLTELAERPVHHLSLGQKKRVSIADVMVLQPELLLLDEPTAYLDKLHTRNLMVTLKKIHVSGTTTLMATHDLDLVYRWADWVFVMDKGQLVLEGTPQYIFAKQDILEELQLGVPLIYELLFANGIVEEEPALEQLRQRILKSFRYL from the coding sequence ATGCAGGAATGGTTACTCGAATTTGAGCAAGTTTACTATACCTATCCAGGCGGAAAACAACCTGCCTTGAATGGACTAACACTTAGAATTCCTGCCAATAAAAGATGTGCATTAATTGGTCTGAATGGTTGTGGTAAAACCACACTATTTTTGTTAGCTAATGGTTTATACAAAAGTCAAAAGGGAAGCATACTTTGGAAAGGTAACCATCTCAAGTATGACCGCAATTCTTTAATACAATTAAGACAAAAAGTCGGGTTGATTTTTCAAGATCCAGAACAACAGTTAGTTGCTTCTACTGTTGAGGAAGACATTTCTTACGGTTTATGTAACTTAGGGTTACCAGAAGCAGAAATTCAACACAAAGTTGAACAAGCTTTAGTAGAGTTTGGGTTAACTGAACTTGCAGAAAGACCAGTTCATCATCTGAGTTTGGGACAAAAAAAACGAGTTTCTATAGCAGATGTTATGGTATTACAACCTGAGTTACTGTTGCTAGATGAGCCTACAGCTTACCTAGATAAATTACATACCAGGAACCTAATGGTAACTCTAAAAAAGATTCATGTTTCTGGAACAACAACTCTGATGGCCACCCACGACTTAGACTTAGTTTACCGTTGGGCAGACTGGGTTTTTGTTATGGATAAAGGGCAACTTGTCTTAGAAGGAACGCCACAGTATATATTTGCAAAACAGGATATTTTAGAAGAGTTACAGTTAGGAGTACCGCTCATATATGAGCTATTATTTGCTAATGGGATCGTTGAAGAAGAGCCTGCGTTAGAACAGTTGCGACAACGAATCTTAAAGTCATTCCGTTATTTGTGA
- the cbiQ gene encoding cobalt ECF transporter T component CbiQ, whose amino-acid sequence MKIHIDTLAYTNRLRWLPPEQKLLFATALLLISTVAHPLVQVLIAVWISIWIVLYAGIPIKTYLNLVYFAALFWLTSFPALAINGVDIAHIHIVQQSDSIFGVTFGSYYLYISHRGIEQGLTILSRSLASGSCLYFIILTIPFTELLHIFRRMGVPVLVTELLLLMYRFIFVLLNTATELWIAQQARGGYRTFSVGMKSLALLIGQLLNRTIKNYRQVSLSLAARGFSEELRVWHPHRYHQSKRFIMEAIFGCALLIGLEWGYYAGMVTRI is encoded by the coding sequence ATGAAAATTCACATTGATACATTAGCTTATACTAATCGCTTGCGTTGGTTGCCACCAGAGCAAAAATTACTATTTGCTACTGCTCTGTTACTTATTTCTACCGTTGCCCATCCACTTGTTCAAGTTCTGATTGCGGTTTGGATAAGTATTTGGATAGTGCTTTATGCAGGAATTCCTATTAAAACTTATTTGAACCTAGTTTATTTTGCCGCTTTATTTTGGCTGACTAGTTTTCCAGCTTTAGCCATCAATGGAGTTGATATTGCTCACATTCATATAGTGCAGCAAAGCGACTCAATTTTTGGTGTCACTTTTGGTTCTTATTATTTATATATTAGTCATCGGGGTATTGAGCAAGGATTAACCATTTTGTCGCGATCGCTTGCCTCTGGTTCTTGCTTGTACTTTATTATACTCACTATTCCCTTCACCGAACTGTTACACATTTTCCGTCGTATGGGAGTTCCAGTGCTTGTAACTGAGCTTTTATTACTCATGTACCGCTTTATTTTTGTACTATTAAATACGGCGACTGAGTTATGGATTGCCCAACAAGCACGTGGCGGCTATCGTACCTTTTCCGTTGGCATGAAAAGCTTGGCGCTGTTGATAGGACAGCTGCTCAATCGAACTATAAAGAATTATCGTCAAGTTTCTTTAAGTCTTGCAGCACGAGGTTTTAGTGAAGAATTGCGGGTTTGGCATCCCCATCGCTATCATCAATCCAAGCGCTTTATTATGGAAGCAATTTTTGGCTGTGCATTATTGATCGGTTTGGAATGGGGATACTATGCAGGAATGGTTACTCGAATTTGA
- a CDS encoding energy-coupling factor ABC transporter substrate-binding protein has protein sequence MKKWNNWLLLLAVVVLTIAPLIVKQDSEFGGADGQAEEAIKEIQPQYKPWFNPLIELPGKEVESLLFAVQAAAGAGAIGYVIGLYKGRSELSKKENENSH, from the coding sequence ATGAAAAAATGGAATAACTGGCTATTGCTACTAGCAGTAGTTGTATTAACGATCGCACCGTTGATTGTAAAGCAAGACTCGGAATTTGGCGGTGCAGATGGTCAAGCAGAAGAGGCTATCAAAGAGATACAGCCCCAGTATAAACCTTGGTTCAATCCTTTAATTGAGTTGCCTGGGAAAGAAGTAGAAAGTCTATTGTTTGCCGTACAAGCAGCAGCAGGCGCAGGTGCAATTGGCTATGTTATTGGATTATATAAGGGGCGTTCGGAACTCAGTAAGAAGGAGAATGAAAATTCACATTGA
- a CDS encoding energy-coupling factor ABC transporter permease, whose amino-acid sequence MALKLKNSSNFVNLILIAAVSFYLIVCLPKPAYAMHIMEGFLPLGWAIFWWVVALPFFVLGLRSLTRITKATPELKLLLALAGAFTFVLSALKMPSVTGSSSHPTGTGLGAVLFGPLAMSVLGSLVLLFQALLLAHGGLTTLGANAFSMAIAGPFVAFWVYRLVMQTGKQRLAIFLAASLADLITYLITSIQLALAFPATTGGFIASFVKFAGIFAVTQVPLAISEGLLTVLVWNWLFSYGREELKMLNLINSDQ is encoded by the coding sequence ATGGCTCTTAAATTAAAAAACTCATCAAACTTTGTAAATCTTATCTTAATAGCAGCCGTAAGCTTCTACTTAATTGTGTGCCTACCCAAACCAGCTTACGCTATGCATATTATGGAAGGTTTTTTACCATTGGGGTGGGCAATTTTCTGGTGGGTAGTAGCACTACCGTTCTTTGTTCTGGGGTTGCGATCGCTAACTCGCATTACCAAAGCCACTCCAGAACTAAAGTTACTCTTAGCATTGGCCGGAGCTTTTACCTTTGTACTATCAGCATTAAAAATGCCCTCAGTAACAGGAAGCAGTTCCCATCCCACAGGTACGGGATTGGGTGCAGTCCTCTTCGGACCATTAGCCATGTCAGTGCTGGGTAGTTTAGTTCTGTTATTTCAAGCACTGTTGCTAGCCCATGGCGGCTTGACTACACTAGGAGCCAATGCATTTTCAATGGCGATCGCCGGACCATTCGTCGCTTTTTGGGTGTATCGCTTGGTCATGCAAACTGGTAAACAAAGGTTAGCGATATTTCTAGCAGCATCTCTAGCAGATTTGATAACATATCTGATTACCTCCATACAATTAGCTTTAGCATTTCCAGCGACTACAGGTGGTTTTATCGCTTCATTTGTCAAATTTGCTGGAATCTTTGCTGTCACGCAAGTACCCTTAGCTATTAGTGAAGGATTGTTAACAGTGTTGGTATGGAACTGGCTTTTTAGCTATGGTCGTGAGGAACTAAAAATGTTAAATCTAATAAACAGTGACCAGTGA